The following coding sequences lie in one Pontibacter sp. G13 genomic window:
- the hemH gene encoding ferrochelatase, which yields MKRVAVVLLNLGGPNNEEAVQPFLYNLFMDEDIIKIPIKGGLKRGLIKFLTNRRAKTVSEKYKEINGCPKGCMGPKSCSNRIKGVVSDCCSSTNPLTEAQRRGLKKWLDKQDGPFEYEVITAMRYWHPNTDDALDELLEARVDEVVLLPMYPQFSYSTTASSLNEWFRRLKARNLEHKWRMHIIQEYHQDPQYVAAINERIDEALNKLDPAIRQQTHLLFSAHGTPISFREAGDPYSVQITATMESVMEARGKDRPYWLSYQSRVGPVKWLQPNTEEFLEVLYGYGIRHLVVIPIAFVNDHIETLMEVGIEFKEVADELGYETFTCMEGLNDLPAFIQSLGNLVVDKVHASVLPETHTDSTSTESPRPDQAQVQ from the coding sequence ATGAAGCGAGTAGCAGTAGTATTGCTGAATCTAGGCGGCCCGAACAATGAGGAGGCTGTACAGCCTTTCCTGTATAATTTGTTCATGGATGAAGACATCATCAAAATTCCGATCAAAGGAGGTTTGAAAAGAGGCCTGATCAAATTCCTGACCAATCGAAGAGCCAAAACCGTATCAGAAAAATACAAGGAGATCAACGGATGCCCGAAAGGATGCATGGGCCCAAAGTCCTGCTCCAATCGTATCAAAGGAGTTGTTTCTGATTGTTGTTCTTCCACCAATCCACTCACCGAAGCCCAGCGTCGTGGACTCAAAAAATGGCTAGACAAGCAGGACGGCCCTTTCGAATATGAGGTGATCACAGCTATGAGATATTGGCACCCCAACACCGACGATGCCCTCGATGAATTGCTCGAAGCGAGAGTCGATGAAGTTGTCTTGCTACCGATGTACCCCCAATTCTCCTATTCCACCACGGCATCCAGCCTTAATGAGTGGTTCAGACGTCTGAAAGCCCGCAATCTGGAGCACAAATGGCGAATGCATATCATTCAGGAATATCACCAAGATCCACAATACGTCGCCGCGATTAACGAACGTATCGACGAAGCCCTGAACAAGCTGGACCCTGCCATTCGTCAGCAGACCCATTTGCTCTTCAGCGCACACGGCACGCCCATTTCCTTTAGAGAAGCCGGAGACCCCTATTCTGTTCAAATAACCGCTACCATGGAATCCGTCATGGAGGCACGTGGCAAAGATCGCCCATATTGGCTATCATACCAGAGCCGCGTGGGACCTGTCAAATGGCTCCAGCCTAATACAGAAGAGTTTCTAGAGGTGCTTTATGGATATGGAATTCGGCATTTGGTGGTGATCCCTATCGCTTTTGTCAACGATCATATCGAGACCTTGATGGAGGTAGGCATTGAATTCAAGGAGGTAGCCGACGAATTGGGGTATGAGACCTTTACCTGTATGGAAGGACTCAATGATCTACCGGCATTTATACAGTCCCTTGGCAATCTGGTGGTGGACAAAGTTCATGCTTCCGTCCTGCCGGAAACTCATACTGATTCAACATCTACGGAATCTCCACGGCCTGATCAGGCACAGGTTCAATAA
- a CDS encoding phospholipase, producing MEQPEISHIKTTRRARVAKLGVWGRHTKHIWIVLHGYRQLVPHFIRKFRDLASEEIGIIAPEGLSRFYLDGYYGRVGASWMTKEDRLIEIEDQIDYLDQVILHVRELAMNPDLKIHMLGFSQGIATLWRWLLNTELKVHSAVFWTGRIPDEGRDEMRELLAGMDMAYVYATDDQFVPTSFGEQQGEGLLQDFPHLKVFRFDGKHDIHAETLLQVSATILGNDKNHRKGDE from the coding sequence ATGGAACAACCCGAAATCTCGCATATCAAGACCACTAGAAGAGCACGTGTCGCCAAATTGGGCGTTTGGGGAAGACACACGAAGCATATTTGGATCGTTTTGCACGGCTATCGTCAACTGGTTCCCCATTTTATCCGGAAATTCAGGGACTTAGCTTCAGAAGAAATCGGAATAATTGCCCCTGAAGGCCTTTCTCGATTCTATTTGGATGGATATTATGGAAGAGTAGGCGCAAGCTGGATGACGAAAGAAGATAGACTGATTGAGATTGAAGATCAGATCGATTATTTGGATCAGGTAATTTTACATGTCCGGGAGTTGGCGATGAATCCCGACCTGAAAATACACATGCTTGGATTCTCCCAAGGTATCGCAACCTTGTGGAGGTGGCTCCTAAATACTGAATTGAAGGTACATAGTGCCGTGTTTTGGACAGGCCGAATTCCGGACGAAGGTAGAGACGAAATGAGGGAATTGCTTGCCGGAATGGATATGGCCTATGTGTATGCTACTGATGATCAGTTTGTCCCTACATCATTTGGAGAGCAGCAGGGAGAAGGGTTGTTGCAAGATTTTCCACATTTGAAAGTTTTCAGGTTTGATGGGAAGCATGATATCCATGCAGAAACGCTACTTCAGGTCTCGGCGACCATCCTCGGCAATGACAAAAATCATAGGAAAGGAGACGAATAA
- a CDS encoding universal stress protein produces the protein MKQILVPINLRAQFQHVVKYAESVALKSGARPVFYYAGGPWFMKGSEHQVYHSESPIEPFLDHIRNKRARQTFQQVCEGLKQLGVDFSFKLSRNRSLSGLTQEVTEGAYDLLVMGSGTSHGIRGYLRSSVARRVIATVKTPVFVIPQASRYNEIEHITYAVDLADYDPAVIQQVKSIAGLFDAKLTIVHVNSEGEGLQKENYMTSLERTISDTLDYPKIYYKFFDHADVFRGIKKFVTLNGSNLIAMTNRKSFTWRNFFSKKSMTGRMTREMKVPILAFRKDN, from the coding sequence ATGAAACAAATCCTTGTTCCGATCAACCTCCGTGCTCAATTCCAACATGTAGTCAAATACGCTGAATCCGTGGCCCTAAAGTCAGGAGCAAGGCCTGTATTTTACTATGCGGGAGGCCCTTGGTTCATGAAAGGATCTGAGCATCAGGTTTATCATAGTGAATCGCCTATTGAGCCGTTCTTGGATCATATCCGAAACAAGCGCGCCCGTCAAACCTTTCAGCAGGTTTGTGAAGGGCTCAAGCAATTGGGCGTTGATTTTTCCTTCAAGCTTTCCCGAAATCGATCCCTTTCAGGATTGACGCAGGAGGTCACTGAAGGAGCCTATGACCTTTTGGTGATGGGATCCGGTACTTCTCACGGAATCCGTGGATACCTTCGGAGTTCTGTTGCTAGACGAGTGATTGCCACCGTCAAGACTCCTGTATTTGTCATTCCGCAAGCAAGCCGCTACAATGAAATCGAGCATATTACCTATGCTGTGGATTTGGCGGATTACGACCCTGCTGTGATCCAGCAGGTCAAGTCTATCGCTGGATTGTTTGACGCGAAATTGACCATTGTCCATGTCAATTCTGAAGGCGAAGGTCTTCAGAAAGAGAATTACATGACCAGCTTGGAGAGAACGATTTCCGATACATTGGATTACCCCAAGATTTACTACAAATTTTTTGACCACGCTGACGTGTTCCGCGGAATCAAAAAGTTCGTAACTCTTAATGGTTCCAATTTGATTGCGATGACCAACCGCAAGTCCTTCACTTGGAGAAACTTCTTCTCTAAGAAGAGTATGACGGGACGAATGACTCGTGAGATGAAGGTGCCGATCCTCGCATTCCGGAAAGACAACTAA
- a CDS encoding rhomboid family intramembrane serine protease, with product MTVSSSKRTFAHSLLIPLLLLATIWIIHTLQWAMGWHLGATFGVYPRTFSGLMGILTAPLIHGSWEHLASNSLPLVALTASVLYLHRKESTIILIFAWLAPSIWVWVAGRPSYHIGASGMLYALAFFLFFTGVFRKDRLSLTIALIVVLFHGSWIWGVLPIQEGVSWEGHLFGAIAGIILAFYFRKAGPPKKKYSWELHPESSDDAIEPWNYQHIIPPPEGFSYPGMKSPDSENEKGPAEE from the coding sequence ATGACTGTATCTTCTTCGAAACGAACATTCGCACACTCACTGCTTATCCCCCTATTGCTATTGGCGACCATCTGGATTATCCACACCCTACAATGGGCGATGGGATGGCATCTTGGAGCTACTTTTGGGGTTTATCCGAGAACTTTTAGCGGGCTGATGGGAATCCTTACCGCCCCACTTATCCACGGAAGCTGGGAACACCTTGCGAGTAATTCACTTCCTCTGGTCGCATTAACAGCCTCAGTGCTGTACCTCCATCGTAAAGAATCCACCATCATTTTGATTTTTGCATGGCTGGCGCCAAGTATTTGGGTTTGGGTGGCAGGAAGGCCAAGCTACCATATCGGAGCGAGTGGTATGCTCTATGCGCTGGCGTTTTTTCTGTTCTTCACAGGCGTTTTCAGAAAAGATAGACTTTCCTTGACCATTGCCTTGATCGTAGTCTTATTCCACGGAAGTTGGATCTGGGGTGTATTGCCCATTCAGGAGGGCGTTTCCTGGGAGGGGCATTTATTTGGTGCAATTGCGGGAATCATCTTGGCCTTTTATTTCAGAAAGGCTGGTCCACCCAAAAAGAAATACAGTTGGGAGCTCCATCCAGAGTCCAGCGATGACGCCATAGAACCTTGGAATTACCAGCATATCATTCCTCCTCCAGAGGGCTTTTCATATCCTGGCATGAAGTCCCCTGACTCTGAAAATGAAAAAGGTCCGGCTGAAGAATAA
- a CDS encoding ABC transporter ATP-binding protein: MGAGEILKVTGLVTEFRSRKEHVQAVKGIDFALKPGQTLGIVGESGSGKSVTSLSLMGLLPRNGKVVQGNAWFKTRNGETVDLLKLKEAELRKLRGNEIAMIFQEPMTSLNPVFKCGEQVAEAIRLHKHLSKEEARAETLELFRQVELPRVEAMYDSYPHELSGGQKQRVMIAMAMSCQPAVLIADEPTTALDVTVQKRILELMLRLQKIHGMALIFITHDLGVVAEIADEVLVMFRGKKMEQASVLNTFESPETSYTKGLLACRPRMDVRMDRLPTVSDFLAAEQDPSAPVKEFAEISREDFEQRMVDLSGKKPVMRVSRLNTWYPTKRNWLGSPTEYVKAVQDVSFDVYPGETLGLVGESGCGKTTLGRSILRLIEPTSGNIEFQDQELTTLDPRSLRSIRKDLQIIFQDPYASLNPRMTIGQAIMEPMKVHGIGKDKQDRQARMEALLEKVGLQVDHQYRFPHEFSGGQRQRVCIARALAVEPKFLICDESVSALDVSVQAQVLNLLKDLQEEMGLTYVFISHDLSVVKFMSDRIMVMRSGKMEEMSDAESLYDSPQSAYTQTLIEAIPPGSREEVRLAQERRRQALAVDVDSD; the protein is encoded by the coding sequence ATGGGTGCAGGAGAAATCTTGAAGGTCACAGGCCTTGTGACCGAATTTCGTTCAAGAAAGGAACATGTACAGGCGGTAAAGGGTATCGACTTCGCACTCAAACCCGGCCAAACCCTAGGAATTGTCGGGGAATCGGGCAGCGGAAAATCCGTTACCTCACTTTCTCTCATGGGACTGTTGCCTCGAAATGGTAAGGTCGTCCAAGGGAATGCATGGTTTAAGACGAGAAATGGGGAAACGGTTGACCTGCTCAAGCTCAAGGAAGCAGAGCTAAGAAAACTTCGTGGTAATGAGATTGCCATGATCTTTCAAGAACCGATGACCTCTCTCAATCCTGTATTCAAATGCGGAGAACAAGTCGCTGAGGCCATTCGGCTGCATAAACACTTAAGCAAAGAGGAGGCGAGAGCGGAAACCTTGGAGCTTTTTCGCCAAGTGGAGCTACCCCGTGTGGAGGCTATGTATGACAGTTATCCCCACGAACTCTCAGGGGGGCAAAAGCAACGTGTCATGATCGCCATGGCCATGTCTTGTCAACCAGCGGTACTGATTGCGGATGAGCCTACAACGGCATTGGACGTGACGGTACAGAAGAGGATTTTGGAACTGATGCTCAGGCTCCAGAAAATACATGGGATGGCCTTGATTTTTATTACCCATGACCTTGGAGTAGTGGCTGAAATAGCGGACGAGGTATTGGTGATGTTCCGTGGCAAAAAAATGGAACAAGCCTCTGTGCTGAATACCTTTGAGAGCCCCGAAACTTCCTATACCAAGGGTCTGCTTGCGTGTCGTCCTCGAATGGATGTGAGAATGGATCGCCTTCCCACAGTATCTGACTTCCTCGCCGCTGAACAAGATCCATCCGCTCCTGTCAAGGAGTTCGCCGAGATTTCCCGTGAAGATTTCGAGCAGCGAATGGTAGATCTTTCAGGTAAAAAACCAGTCATGCGGGTCTCCAGACTCAATACGTGGTATCCAACCAAGAGAAATTGGCTAGGGAGTCCGACAGAATACGTGAAAGCTGTTCAGGATGTGAGCTTTGATGTGTATCCGGGGGAAACCTTGGGACTGGTTGGGGAATCCGGGTGTGGGAAGACTACTCTGGGAAGGTCGATTTTGAGACTCATCGAACCCACATCTGGAAATATTGAGTTTCAGGACCAGGAATTGACAACGCTTGATCCTCGTTCCCTGAGATCCATCCGGAAGGACCTCCAGATTATTTTCCAAGACCCATATGCATCACTGAATCCACGAATGACCATCGGTCAGGCGATTATGGAGCCTATGAAGGTCCATGGCATCGGCAAGGATAAGCAAGACAGACAAGCTCGTATGGAGGCTTTGCTTGAGAAGGTTGGGCTACAAGTGGATCATCAGTATCGTTTTCCACATGAATTCTCTGGTGGGCAGCGTCAGCGGGTTTGCATCGCTAGGGCCTTGGCAGTTGAGCCCAAGTTCTTGATCTGTGATGAGAGCGTTTCCGCATTGGACGTATCGGTACAGGCCCAAGTACTGAATCTACTCAAGGATCTTCAGGAAGAAATGGGACTAACCTACGTATTCATTTCTCACGATTTGAGCGTTGTCAAATTTATGAGTGATCGAATCATGGTGATGCGATCCGGAAAAATGGAGGAAATGTCAGACGCGGAATCTCTCTATGATTCGCCGCAATCAGCATATACCCAAACTTTGATTGAGGCCATTCCGCCGGGTTCGAGGGAAGAAGTGAGATTGGCACAGGAAAGGAGACGACAAGCACTTGCAGTGGATGTCGATTCGGATTAG